tttggaaaactgtttggcagtaTCTACCAAAGATGATCATTTGCTGTGACCCAGTGTCTCAGCAAATTCATTCCTAGATAtatactccaaaaaaaaaaatacacgcatatgttcaccaaaagacaCGTTTTAGAATATTCATcaaagctttatttataattgttccAAACTGGAATctacccaaatgcccaccaagaCTTGAATAAATATATTGTGGAATATTCCCACAGTGGAATTCTATACACCAATGAGAATAAATGATCTACAATTATAGTATACACCACAATAtaaatgaatctcacaaacataatttcaagtgaaagaagctagacacattaccaataattccatttatgtaaagttcaaaaataagcaaaaaatatgctgtaagaaatcaaaataatggttATCTTGGGCAAGAAGGTGAGTAGGTAATGACTGATGGGGTGTTAGGGAGGACTTCAGGGGTACTCATAACTGTATTTTTCTAATCCGAGTGCTAGTTCCATGAGCCTATTGAATTTATGAAAATTCCTCAAACTACATTTATATGTActttttatacatttgtttttgcttcaataatttttttactcTGTAAGATTTAGAACCCTAAGccacactcttttttttcctgtactcTTTAAAGAATATGTACTtgaaaaaaatccttgaaaagagaaatatgtacacattttaCAGTTAATTGTACTACTTGGAAGAATGTCAATTTAACTTTTCTATGAATGCTTTCAGAAGCTAAATACATCCAGTTTTGGGTTCAGTAGACTACTTATTCAAATTTTCTGGGCTAAACATAGTGTTTGGTGTTTTTATGATTATTACCTTCCAATTGGGCTTCAGATATGTTTATGTTATAGATCATGGTTTAGAATGACATTTACCAAGACATAAGAGAGTGATGACAGTGAGAAGTCAtttcttttgtgaaatctgcaattagGCTCAATTTTTAGCTTCTAGTTCTTGTATGACTTTCATCCAATAATTTTCCAGGAAATTATTTTGTGTCAACTTTAGATAACTGCAACTTTGGCTTGTTCACCAATTTAGAGGATGTTCTATTCTTTGTGCTATGAGGAATTAGATCTAAATTACAGGCTTTATATCTGACATCCAAAAATGAGTGTGTCAATGTTTCAAATACaagattattttttactttcagtaATAATTTTCTGGTGTTTCAAGCACAGCTATTGTACTCACCTTGTTTCCTTTAACACCTGAATTATAAACTTTATACAAACTAATTATAGCTTGGTTCTATGCATATAAATTAACATAGTTTATAAGCAACACTTACTGAGCTTACTCTAGCAAATATGTAGTCCAAAACTTTTGTAAGTTCTTGGATCAATAGCTTTAAATCTATTACTGTTATAAATTCTCAGATAGTTTAAAACACGTAACAGCACATTCAAATGTCTTTTAGAGATATAACAAAAGAAGAtgtgaatctttaaaaaaaactccaACAATGAAAATTGTAATAAATCAACTTAATCCAATCTCCTACTGCATAGTCAGCAAactaaaaaattatatgatttccTTATGTCTTCGATTTTATTCATGCACAAATTCTCTTCTCTTCATTTATCTTACAGCTTTCCCAGACCACACAATATTCTTGGGATGCTGAGAAACCTGGAGAGCTAAACTCACAACGGACCACTCTCAGTATATATACCTATTCTCACTGTGCATACCTGTAATTACTAGCATTTATTTAGCACCTCCTATGTGTCTAGCATTACTACCCTTTGAAAGAGGTAGTTATTAATCTTTATAATATCCCAATAGTTTCTTTCACTAATCACATTTGATAGTTGAGGAAGCTAAGGCACAAAGATTTTAAGTAACTTACCTACAGTCTCAACACTTGCAAGTCACAAACGTATGCATAATAATTCCGCCCCAGCACTGTGACTCCACAACTATTACACTACACTGCCTCCAACTAATAGGAACTCAGGTACAAAGACAAATTCAGCCCACACAGTACTATCTATGAATCCGGCTCTTGCTGTGCTGTTCACTAATACTCCACTTCTGCCTTCTAGACTCTAATGAAAATTCTAGCTCTGCGCTTATTCTGTGGAACAGCCCATACCACTGGTATTCAAACGGAGCACTCTTACTTCCTTTCATGCTATGAAAGAGCAAGAGCTTTAGACCTTTTGTCATCGTCACAGGGGCACCTCAGGTCAGGATTTAGAGAATTCTAAattttgatgcattttttttcGTAGGATATTTTATTGCTGGCAAACTGGTTAATAAGTTGGGCTTGTAGCGCCATCCTAAAAATTCGCTAGATAATTAAAGAATTGATGGAACACAGACTCCCGAGATAGCACAAAAAACAAATCTCGAGATTTCTGGGAATTTGAAGTTcacaaaaaagtcaaaatttatcaaattgtaAATTAAGATGTTTTCTGAGTCACATGCAAATACAAAATaccatttcaaaaatgttcaaatcATTAGAAAAACTAGACACTATGTATtctctaaaatttatttacaGTTAATAAGTTAAAAAGCAAAGTACAAGCAGATTATAAATCTCAACCATAAGCACATCAAACTGTCCAGGGAAACACTTTGATTCCAttacaaacaatttttttctaatgcGCTTAAGACATAATAGtctatcaaaaaatattttaaacacaccaataaagtaaatattaggCATATATGTCCATTAAAAACCATTAAAGAGTCCTGTGGCAAtccttaaaacaatgaaaaacttTTGAGTTCAAAATTGCTCAGATATtttgtattcaaatatttttaaaatttacttaagaGTTTTCTAAAAAATAGTACTATCATTTGCACACAGCAGATCAATAGGTGTCAGTCACCAGCTTAAGTTACAGTTGTCAATATTCAAACTTGAATAAAATACACATCACAACAGCGACACTTTGCACTATCAACAATGGAGCTTGCCCTCAACAATTATGACGTTACTGGTTTTagtaacataaaaatacattgctGGTTGACAGGAAGGATAAAAATGACATCAAGAATCTCAAAAAGTTATGTGAGGTGCCAGTCACCACATTTAGGCACTCaggaattaaaaatcaaataaaagcatAGCAAGGTGATGAATTTCCTCCTGGCTTCCCCCTCTACTTGTGCCATATGAGATAAAAAAGAAGGCAAGAGAATGAATGAAGATCATGAGATTTCTTTCAAAAACTATACACAAGCTAAGCTACAGACTTCACTTCAGAGGACAGTAAGTGGATGCCTGATCATAAAGGCCACTATGCCaagtttcttttcactttctgtgACAAAGTACCCATGAAACACTTTCACTTTCCTATTAGTATACCAGTCAACTATATTAGATGTTgcttcacattttaaaagttgtaacATAGGTTTTTACCAAAGGAAAgggcaaaaataaagatttttcacATCTTATTTCACAGACTAGAAATGGCATAATTTTTTAATAGCCCAGATGAATATCATATTAAATTCAAGATGGACAATCAGCTCCAAAATGGAATCAGACAGCCCATGTAATCCAAAGAAGCATTTATGTGAGTTCAAGTATGCTAAAGTAACAAGGCATAGGAGAGAAAAATGTCAAGAATCtcagttaaaataaatgaatggtgtCAATGGTTATGTTTCAGTTGTGTGCTGAGCAGTTATCCTCCCAGTTAAGCCAAATTTCAAAATCCTCTGGAAAACTATCTAGATAAGCTATATGTCAAAATTGCATTCTAATATGGCCATTgggtttatttttcattattataaaactATATACAATAGTGAAGTtgtacaaatacattttttccagGTGCTAGTTAGCTATAAaagttaacaatatatttttggGAAGAAAACCTTATGCATCTGAAATACAATTGGCAATGGAAGCTAATAACCAAAAGATATGTCTAAGCTTCCTATCACAAATATAATTTAACATTCTCCATCTTCTAAggaattattcattttatttactcgTGACAGTGTTTGTACAATGCATTATCATTGAGTAGTGAATAAAAGACTGAAGCTTACTAGAAAACTGGCATCAagttacatgtatgtgtgtatatatatataattttttttcttttaacaagaaCACTGAAATTAAAGTCACAACACTCCTATATGGACTACTAAACTTGAAATACTCATTTAGAAAGCTATGCCATTTGAATCCTAGGAACACAAGAGTCAAAATTCTAACTCTCATTATTCTCCTAAAAAGCTGCCAAGCAGAGATAAGCTTTAGTATTAAAGATTTCACATGTAAGTTCCAGCCCAGTATGGATCGTTTCATGGCAGAATACTTAAATTTGAAATAACAGTGGTACAAAAACACTACTTGACCCTTTAGGTATTGCAGTAAAAGCTGGCTGTGGCACTGCTGGCTAAAAACTATTAAGTTTTCCTGCCACAAATGACCAAAGGCACTTGGATAATCAAGAATTCCACACTGGGCCATATGGTATAAACACTATAAAAGCGTAAAGAAGGGTCAATATTCTGTGTGGCTCGCCTGTTTGATTCCTGTGGTCTTCAGCTGTCAAAGACCTAGAACTGCAAACATATAATGAGTggcaaaaaggttaaaaaaatgttGGGACAAAAAAGTCTTAGAACTAAAAGTCAACTAATTTTCATTATGTTTGTAAAACTGATGAATATTAGTCTAGACATTTCTTGTTatccaacaacaaaaacaaaaaggaaatagatTTATTTCGCCCAAAGTAACCTTAACCAGTTATTTGATACCAAGAAATGCCTCCACCCCTCTTGATCATTAATAGTTCTAAGAATTCTAATGGGTATTCTGTTTATCATTTTAGTCATAATGTTTACACACATCCATCTCTCCTATGCAACtcccattttaaaatacattatcctTGTAAAATACATTACAaggataatgtattttaaaatacttgaacGCATAATATTCCTGGATTTGTATGTTAGACCAGGACAGCCGGCCAAATCATCTCCAGTCGGATTCCAGTGACTCCTGTAACCAAAACCAGTTCTtcacaatttattcatttttttaatcacacACCAAATGgtttcaatacatttttttattcAATTCAAAAGAATTTAACAAGTTAACTTTTCCTAAACAAAAGTTTTCCTGTGTATTCTACCATTTTTAGGAGCTCAGTAAATATAAACATTGTTTCAATACAAAACCTTTAGAAACACCTTGAAAATGTTTAAACAGCTGTATTTTGCATGTCTTTGTTTGTAATCACTGAGCCCATACAAATCCTTGCACTACTAACAGTCACAAGCTTGAACCTCTTAAAAAATATCCTCGATCAAAACTTTGGAATCCAGTAAAAATTAGGAAACGAGTGGGCTTCAGAATACCCTGAGCACAAACTAGTGCAACACCACATGTTCGAACTTCTGTCCGGAAAGAGGGGTGGCAGTGAAATAGAAAAAGGGGGAGATAAAGAGCAAGTAAATTCTGGCTTTATTACACAAGCACGAAACCAAATTCCTTTGGAAAAATAATGTCTTCGGAGGACTTCCAGACCAGTGAGGTAGAGTCCAACAGGGAGAAAACGGATCTGCCCCTAAGGTCCTGGAGACGTCTCAATCTGGGGTCAGGAAGAAAGGGACCTCCCCTGCGGGTCCAGCTGTCCCCTCCCTCTGCAGGCCGGGTGCGGGAGGCAGCAGAGGGCACACCTGCCCCGGCGTCCAAGACGACGGCGCCGTGGCCCGGGACAGGGACAACCATCCGGCAACTTCTTCGCGCGTAAAGTGCACTGGGGGCCGGGGTCCTGGCCGGATCTGTAAACACTCGACTGACACCTGTTCATTCCTCCGGGCGGAAGGTCTGTCCCAGGGTCGGGGCCGGCAGGAGGCGCCCTGGAGGCCGCGCCTCATGCCCGGGGCACCGGGAAGCGGCGGAGCCTCACCATGGGTTCCAGGTTCACTCGCAGGACCTGGTGCGCCCTGCGCCGCGCTGCCGCCAGGCTGCGCTCGCCCCACACGTCGCTGCCGACGCGGATGGTGGGGAAGGTGGTCAGCGTCGGAGTGGCCGCCCTCCAGATCTCCTCCAGGGTGCGGCCCCCGAAGCAGGGCCCGGGGGCCACGGGCTTGGCCGGGCAGCTCTCCTCGGGGGGCGGCGGTGGTGGGGGCGGCGGCCGGGGCTTCCTCCTGCGGGCAGCGGCCGCCCGGGCTCCGCGGCGCCTCCTCCTGGACGCTGCGCGCGGAACCGGCCGGCGCGCCTGGCCGCGGGCTGTGGGGGGCCCCGGGGGGTCGGGCACCAGGGCCCGGCAGGAGGAGTAGCCGTAGACGTCCTTGCTGCGCAGGATGTGCGGGGAGAACTGGTGCTTGAGGCTGCAAAGGAAGCTCCAGAGCTCCGCGTCCGAGCTCATGAACTCCGTGCTGCGGGGCATGAAGAGCTTGAAGGCGTCGCCCAACGCCTTGGTGCTGTCAGCCAGCGACAGTTGCGACCGCGAGTACACCACCTTCTCCTCCCGCGCCTCCAACCCAGCCCCGTCTTCTGCCCTAAAGTCGCCGCCCCGGGCAGCCGCGGCCGGGGCGACCGGGGGCCGGCGCCGCCGCCTCTTCATGCTGCGCCGCATCGAAGGCCGCTCGGGGCCGCTCGCGCTCGCCGGGTCCCACTACTGCCGCCGCCGTCCCAGTCCGCGTCGGCTCCGCGGCGGCGACCGCTGCTGGTGTCTCTCGCTACTTTTCTCGCCTCCGCCGCCGCCCCTCCCCCTCCGAGGGCGGAGGACGCGGGCGAATATCCTGCCGCCCGGTACAAAATGGCGGCCGGCGCCCACCCCTGGGCTTTGTCATTGGACGGCGCCTCGCCCCCctggtttctctttcttctcctctcttgCCTCTTTTCGCCGGCTGCCTTTCTTTAAATGTGCCCGCCTCAGGCCCCTCCCACCGCAGCCCTGACTCCACCCATTGGGTGCTCTCAGAAGAGGGGCGGGGACTGATGGGGGAGAGGCCAGTTCCTGGAAGATGGTGCTGGGGTGGGTGATGGCCTTTGAACGTAAGTCAACGGTTGGGTGGATCTAGGAGGGCTGCCACGTCTAGAGTAAGAGGGTGGATGTTGGCTACACCATGGGAAGAGTGACTCTTAGAGTGAGGGGGTGTGCAGTTGTGGATTGAGCTGGGAGCTCTACCAGTGTGGATAACAAAGGGAGATTTCCCTGAAGGATGTTCCTGGTATCACAGCTAGGGAATTTGGGTTTAAGTCTAGGGGAAATGGGCCTTTCGCAATTCCCATCCACCCTCTCAAAGGCCTCTTCTGGCATCTTCATTAAAAACTCTTCCTTGTCTTGACCCCAGCCCATCTCAAGAAGCCAGTAGTAATCCAGAATCATTCAGGTAACGTGCGTGGCTGGCAGCTGAGAGATTTTAGTCTCCCTCTGGACACTGGAGCCATCTTCATATTTAAGAGAGACCCTGCTTATCCAGAAAGCAAAACATCTCATACCCTATAAAACTAAATACTCTTTGCTCAAGTTGATCAAAGATCTATTATAATAAAGCCATTCTGcgaaaagaaaatagttttaaatacacAGTTCTTTATGGATGCCAATTCgtttttcatttagttttaaaatgtcaaagcCATCCCTATCATTTAGAAAGGATGCATCATCGCAGACAACAGGTAAGGTTTCGTTGAAAAACACAAATTGTTCAAAACACATTACCTTTTGTATTGGGAGGAGAGTAGTGGACATTCTTTAGTCATCTTTTCTGTCCTCTGTACCTAACTCAATTCCTGTCAGGTAGTGGGCACTCGATGTGTTTGCcaaatgaatcaatgaaataCCACTGATTATCCCAAATAGTGTCAGAAATGTTGAAACTGCTTAGAACAGGAcaattagatattttatattgCAATTTTCACAGAACTCCTTTAAATTtcttaaggttaaaaaaaaaaaatctcctgacaCTTAGAACTTTGAGGTGGGCATGTGGATTTTACCCAGGAAACATCTTATTTTGCAGTAATGAACAAAGTATAGGAGTTTTGTGATTTACATATAGTTGCTaatgatttcttcaaatatttgaccTGAAAGAGACCTAGTTCATTCTCCTTATTTAACAGGTGAGGAAATCTGTACCCATAGAGGTTCAGTAATACAGCTTGCTGATAGCAGAACTGGGATTCTAAATCTTTCGATTTCTAATCTAGTGATCTTTGTATTTCACTGAAGGTTGTTCAAACTGTGCTGTCCAGACTCTACGGAGTTCAATAGAACATGCTTTATACATAAGTAGAATGACCAAGGACAGAGCTGTACCCCTATTCCTACTTCCACCCCACCCAGAATTGAGCAGTTTTTCTCTGTCTTATAATAGatttatgaataatattttgtttgttcagtttcaataaaacctaaaataaataatttgaaagctCTACACCAGAGATTTCAAATTCTTGAAAGCTCTCACCACACAATGAGTTTATGGCAAAAATAAAACTCCACACAATGGGCTtatggcaaaaataaaacatttaaccaGGAACCAGCTCTCTAGCAAAATCATGGTAACTTTCTGAATAGAAAATCATTTTCCTAGAAAAGCACACTCTGATCTCAGAACAAGATTACGGAGCCAAATACCAGCTTCCTAAATCCTTATAAAGGAATGATATAGCAACAACTCTTTGCATCACAATTTGCTCTTTCCGTAATTCTGAGAACACATGGTAAAGTGAAATTTGAATAATTTCCATTGGAATACCCAAAATCTAGAGTGAGCCATGGGAAAGTTAGGGGCGCTTCATAATGAAAAACAAGGATAAGACAAGGATTAAAGTAGACCTGGCTTTTCATATTTGAATCCCCTCCCTTCCTTGATAATCATCATTTTATAAATTCTTCAGGGTCTTTGCCACATAAATATATTCCAGACATTTACATAAATGTATAGAACTTATTTCAATTAAGAAGATAAACcttttttaaacacaattttggTTCTAAGAAAACATAAGATCTCAACTTGCCAAGTATTCAAGAGTTCATTTTATAATGCATGCTCATTTAATTTACTTAAAACCaaacaatattttttatgaaataCTTTTAGGAGCTAATATCGTGATAAAGTGCTTATGTTATTGTATACATTTAAATTTGACATTATTTGCTGTATTCTGTttcctgtattatttttaattttttcttgaccTCCACCTTTTAATTAACTCTAATAGTCTTGCAAATGGTTCCTTATCTGTTCTCCATAAATGAACGAAATTTACACGTAGAAATAATGTATCTCTTCTAGTTCCTGAGACTTTCTTGAGATACTATGAAGTTTATGGAAAGTTGGCAAATTAAATTTTTGCTCTTGAGTAATGATATTTTACAACCCTTAGTTTATTCCTTTACCTCTCAAGGGTAATAATGCCTCCTGTGTCTGCTAAATAAGTgatgaataataataaacaaaaaagctATATGTATTTACTTTCTGTATTCAATATTTatgtagttaaaaaataaatccaagcTGAATAAAGTGatgggaaaaattaaataaaatgtatcttttaGCTACCCAGAAGTATTGCTTTAGAATccaatttctataaaataatcTGCCTCTTGAAAAGTGgccaaaaaatttttgaaaatctatATAAGTGGTTGCAAACATCAGCTCTGGAATCAAATAAACTTGGGGTGAAttatatctttacaaaaaaaatattcTTAGACACATTtttcacctttctgagcctcagcattctcatctataaaatgagtgtAACTTCTAACTTCAAAGTTTTAAGAACTGGATGAGAGAATATTCATAAAACACTTACTGTAGTGCCTGGAACACAGCATTCAATAAAATCTATTcctatttgtcttatttatttttgaggattTTACTTGGTTTAATCAATATATTTTAAGCCCTGTATTACAGAATgtctacatatttttttaaagtagtagcattgatgagaggaaaataaaaactttacagCTAGAAGAAACTTAGAGATCATCTAATGAGCCCAACATTGTTAAttcagatgagaaatctgagATGCCAAGAGATCTgcctaaggtcacagagctgtAGAGTGGAAGATTCTGAGCTAGAACCTGGATCTCTAACTCTAGTACAGAATTGTTTCTAACATTCTACATTTTGTACTTAACCAAGGAGATAGCATTAATAGCTggtttaaataacataaaatatagcaTGATTCAGCAAGAAAAAACTCAGCCTTGTCATTAGACCTATTCTAAAAGTAATTTAGATTTTTATACAAAAGTTAGCTCAAACCCTGATATGCTCTAAAACTGCTTAATGTGAAAAACATAAAGACCATATAAACTGAGAGGATAGGACTTTCTTTTGCTTATAGGAATACCtgtattttccctatttttcccACTAATTGCAACTAAAAACCTTGGatgttatatataaagtatacataaGAAGACTCTGAAAAATGGAGAAGAGAAGGCAGACAGGCTGGAGACCTCAGAGAACCCAAAGAAGGGCATGGCAGTGAGTTCCCTGggtctcctttcttcttcttttctctttttgtagcaAATCTGAGACTGGGTGCTAGACAAGCCAACAACCCCAAAATGCCAACAGAAGCAAACATAAAAAGCCCCAACAAAATCTTCTTCTCTCTAGCTATAGGACCGGGAAAGGAGGGGCAGCCTAACAAAAGGGaaagcttttagaaaataattttcctacTGCTGCAAAACACCATAGAAAAAAACTATGACTTCTACCCTTGCCAGGCTATAAAAAGGCACCCCCACCACCTCTGCTAGGGTGGTATGAGAGGAGGCTGGATAAGAAATCAGGACTTTAATCCTTGCTAGGCAGTAAACAGGCAATCAGTACCCACAGTGTCAGTGGAGACCATGTGGTGAATATAACAAGACAATCctacccacctccccagccctagTGAGAAGCCAGAATTCCTACCCCCATTCAGCAGTAATGAGgggctcctttccacatttcaggTATCAGTGGAAACAGAGGAGAAATCTGGACTCTGACTTGGCAGTACTGAGGCagtgcccaccccacccccatgagGACAGTGTCAGAAAACCAGctaaaacagattttaagatCCAGAGT
This DNA window, taken from Pongo pygmaeus isolate AG05252 chromosome 6, NHGRI_mPonPyg2-v2.0_pri, whole genome shotgun sequence, encodes the following:
- the CCDC71L gene encoding coiled-coil domain-containing protein 71L, whose protein sequence is MRRSMKRRRRRPPVAPAAAARGGDFRAEDGAGLEAREEKVVYSRSQLSLADSTKALGDAFKLFMPRSTEFMSSDAELWSFLCSLKHQFSPHILRSKDVYGYSSCRALVPDPPGPPTARGQARRPVPRAASRRRRRGARAAAARRRKPRPPPPPPPPPEESCPAKPVAPGPCFGGRTLEEIWRAATPTLTTFPTIRVGSDVWGERSLAAARRRAHQVLRVNLEPMVRLRRFPVPRA